The following are from one region of the Bacillus sp. (in: firmicutes) genome:
- a CDS encoding phosphatidylserine decarboxylase, with the protein MLKYFYRFLIDLTNNLYLSKIIRTYTTSKISRHVIPSFAKTFKINEQEYGKDIKEYESLHDFFTRALKNDARPIDDDPSSVISPVDGYVEDVGEISTQKNIYVKGQVFSIKEMFGNNLAFAKYDGGIYMIIYLSPKDYHRIHSPVAGKVISQWELGGKSYPVNKWGLKYGKAPLAKNYRKISEIECEGKSVALAKVGALFINSITLTHKNDLLTKGEEIGYFSFGSTVVLLFEKESIKANEHLKGQFVKMGQKIGVFIK; encoded by the coding sequence GTGCTTAAGTATTTTTATCGATTCTTAATAGATTTAACAAACAATCTTTATTTATCAAAGATTATTCGCACGTATACAACTTCGAAAATAAGCAGGCATGTAATTCCTTCTTTTGCAAAGACATTTAAAATAAATGAGCAAGAATATGGGAAAGATATAAAAGAATATGAGAGCCTCCATGATTTTTTTACGAGGGCGCTTAAAAACGATGCCAGACCGATTGATGATGACCCAAGCAGTGTGATTAGTCCTGTCGATGGTTATGTCGAAGATGTTGGGGAGATATCCACTCAGAAGAATATTTATGTGAAAGGACAAGTATTCTCTATTAAAGAGATGTTTGGAAATAATCTAGCTTTTGCAAAGTATGATGGCGGTATTTATATGATTATTTATTTAAGCCCAAAAGATTACCACCGCATTCATAGTCCGGTAGCTGGTAAGGTAATTTCGCAATGGGAATTAGGTGGAAAATCTTACCCTGTTAACAAATGGGGCTTGAAATATGGGAAGGCACCACTAGCAAAAAATTACCGAAAAATATCGGAAATAGAATGCGAAGGTAAAAGTGTTGCGCTTGCAAAAGTAGGAGCGTTGTTTATTAATAGCATTACGTTAACACATAAGAATGATTTGCTTACAAAAGGAGAAGAAATTGGTTATTTTTCTTTTGGCTCCACGGTTGTTCTCTTATTTGAAAAGGAAAGTATTAAAGCCAATGAGCATTTAAAAGGACAATTTGTTAAAATGGGACAAAAAATAGGGGTTTTCATTAAATAA
- a CDS encoding sporulation histidine kinase inhibitor Sda — MRTLSDDLLLESFYKAIELNLSPDFIHLIEKEIERRSLNIKIKKTS, encoded by the coding sequence ATGAGAACATTATCAGATGATTTATTATTGGAGTCATTCTACAAGGCCATTGAACTGAACTTAAGTCCAGATTTTATTCATCTTATCGAAAAAGAAATTGAACGCCGTTCATTAAACATCAAGATTAAAAAAACATCCTAA
- a CDS encoding FixH family protein: protein MIRYLAVFFVMMLAITGCSNVNENNVNKEKTKAGTEDIKPISVDVAIYPSPIEVSHEVTFEATVTQGDEKVDDASDVEFELWKNGEEIHEKIKAEHQGDGIYSIKHSFAETGTYNVITHVTARDMHTMPQREFNVVDLQGQKNVQPKQETAVADHHHHGTDLLIHFMGDEEIKVNEEAQLKVHITYKKSPLKGARVRFEVWKDGQDKHQFIDATEDKAGEYSAKEIFNEQGTYNIKVHVEEEKNKIHDHQVENLTVH from the coding sequence ATGATAAGATATTTAGCTGTTTTTTTTGTAATGATGTTAGCAATAACGGGATGTTCAAATGTAAATGAAAATAACGTAAACAAGGAAAAGACTAAGGCAGGCACTGAAGATATTAAGCCAATTTCTGTTGATGTTGCGATTTACCCAAGCCCAATCGAAGTGAGTCATGAAGTCACATTTGAAGCAACTGTTACGCAAGGTGATGAAAAAGTTGACGATGCTTCGGATGTAGAGTTTGAATTGTGGAAAAATGGGGAAGAAATCCATGAGAAAATAAAAGCTGAACATCAAGGCGATGGTATTTATTCCATTAAGCACTCATTTGCTGAGACAGGCACATATAATGTCATTACGCATGTAACTGCCAGAGATATGCACACGATGCCGCAGAGGGAATTTAATGTTGTTGACTTACAAGGACAAAAAAATGTCCAGCCAAAGCAAGAAACTGCTGTTGCTGACCACCATCATCATGGCACTGATTTATTAATTCATTTTATGGGTGATGAGGAAATAAAAGTGAATGAGGAAGCACAATTAAAGGTGCATATTACTTATAAGAAATCACCATTAAAAGGTGCGAGGGTCAGATTTGAAGTGTGGAAGGATGGGCAGGACAAGCATCAATTTATTGATGCAACTGAAGACAAAGCTGGTGAATATTCAGCGAAAGAAATTTTTAACGAGCAGGGAACGTACAATATCAAGGTTCATGTAGAAGAAGAAAAAAACAAAATTCACGATCATCAAGTTGAAAATTTGACAGTTCACTAA
- the pssA gene encoding CDP-diacylglycerol--serine O-phosphatidyltransferase, protein MFLAQYIDHTIKKIKSQAANILTILNLGFGVCSLLAIVQGQFQLGLLLIFIASLSDRFDGLVARKLHIESEFGKQLDSMCDIVSFGIAPALLTYLHVLHEFGAAGILFTLIYIACGAIRLAKFNITENNGYFTGLPITVAGIVLTFSTLGISIFPSYVFMYFTIGLALLMVSSFKLKKM, encoded by the coding sequence ATGTTTTTAGCACAGTATATTGATCATACAATTAAAAAAATAAAGTCACAAGCAGCAAACATTTTGACCATATTGAACTTGGGCTTTGGTGTATGTTCACTGCTTGCAATAGTCCAAGGTCAATTCCAACTTGGACTATTATTAATTTTTATTGCCTCCCTTTCTGATCGGTTTGATGGATTAGTTGCTAGGAAGCTTCATATTGAATCCGAATTCGGTAAGCAGCTTGATTCGATGTGTGATATTGTTTCCTTTGGTATTGCTCCCGCTTTATTAACGTACTTACATGTTCTTCATGAATTTGGGGCCGCTGGCATATTGTTTACTCTCATTTATATTGCATGTGGCGCTATTCGTTTAGCTAAATTTAATATTACCGAAAACAATGGTTATTTTACAGGTTTACCAATCACAGTTGCGGGTATTGTCTTAACATTTTCGACACTCGGAATATCTATTTTTCCTAGTTATGTTTTTATGTATTTTACGATTGGCTTAGCTTTACTAATGGTCAGTTCGTTTAAATTAAAGAAAATGTAA
- the yhbY gene encoding ribosome assembly RNA-binding protein YhbY: protein MLTGKQKRFLRSKAHHLNPIFQVGKSGVNENMVKQIGEALEARELIKVSVLQNCEFDRGEVAESLVDGTKAELVQIIGNIIVLYKESVENKQISLP from the coding sequence ATGTTAACAGGAAAACAGAAGCGGTTTTTACGTTCGAAAGCCCACCATTTAAATCCAATTTTTCAAGTTGGCAAAAGCGGAGTCAATGAAAATATGGTGAAACAAATTGGAGAAGCGTTGGAGGCCCGTGAATTAATAAAAGTTAGCGTTTTGCAAAACTGTGAATTTGACCGCGGTGAAGTAGCTGAAAGCTTAGTTGACGGCACAAAGGCAGAACTTGTGCAAATTATCGGAAATATAATTGTCCTTTATAAAGAGTCGGTTGAAAATAAACAAATTAGTCTCCCTTAA
- a CDS encoding YqeG family HAD IIIA-type phosphatase encodes MLLDLFLPNEHVKSIFDIEPIALHEKGIKGIITDLDNTLVEWDRPEATPKLIEWFQKMKDSGIVITIVSNNNQERVKLFSKPLGIQYIYEARKPMGRAFRKAVKDMNLKKEEVVVIGDQLLTDVLGGNRSGLHTILVVPVAQSDGFFTRINRRIERSILNIMKRKGMVYWEE; translated from the coding sequence ATTTTGCTAGACTTGTTTTTACCAAATGAGCATGTAAAGAGTATTTTTGATATAGAACCAATTGCATTACATGAAAAAGGCATTAAAGGCATTATTACTGATCTGGACAATACGCTTGTGGAGTGGGATCGTCCAGAAGCCACTCCGAAACTAATCGAGTGGTTTCAAAAAATGAAAGACAGTGGGATTGTCATTACGATTGTTTCTAATAATAATCAAGAAAGAGTAAAGCTGTTTTCAAAGCCATTAGGTATTCAGTATATATATGAAGCTAGAAAGCCGATGGGCCGGGCATTTCGCAAGGCTGTGAAAGATATGAATCTAAAAAAAGAAGAAGTTGTTGTCATTGGTGACCAACTGTTGACAGATGTATTAGGAGGGAACCGCTCAGGGCTGCATACGATATTAGTCGTCCCCGTTGCACAGTCAGATGGCTTCTTTACGAGGATTAATCGAAGGATTGAGCGTTCGATTTTAAACATTATGAAACGAAAAGGTATGGTTTATTGGGAGGAATAG
- a CDS encoding zinc ABC transporter solute-binding protein yields MRRNFIRILLLILVMSTFMIGCSQNKTETEQKKEQTESKLKIYTTLFPIEDFAKKIGGSHVDVNSIIPLGTNAHTYEPTTKTMIGIAKGDAFIFSNKSMEPYAVKIADALKNENVKIVDASKGIEMIAAGEESAGNHNESHGTETGHEEGHDHGDVDPHIWLDPILSVSIAKNITASLVELKPEAAEEFEANFNKLRLQLEELDGRFTELVKGKTAPKILVSHAGFGYWQNRYGIKQISITGLSSTNEPSQQGLQHIIDLAKENNIKYIIFEQNITPKVAEIIKNEIHAESLRIHNLSVLTEDDIKNNEDYFSLMNKNIETLKIALE; encoded by the coding sequence ATGAGAAGAAATTTTATTCGCATTTTGCTCTTAATTTTAGTAATGAGCACTTTTATGATTGGTTGTAGTCAAAATAAAACTGAAACAGAGCAAAAAAAAGAACAAACTGAAAGTAAACTTAAAATATATACAACTTTATTTCCAATTGAAGATTTTGCAAAAAAAATTGGCGGCTCGCATGTTGACGTTAATAGCATTATTCCCCTAGGAACAAATGCCCATACTTATGAGCCAACAACGAAAACGATGATTGGAATTGCCAAAGGGGATGCCTTTATTTTTAGCAATAAAAGTATGGAACCTTATGCAGTAAAAATTGCTGATGCTCTGAAAAATGAAAATGTAAAAATTGTTGATGCATCAAAAGGGATTGAAATGATTGCAGCTGGCGAGGAATCTGCAGGCAATCACAATGAATCACACGGGACAGAAACTGGACATGAAGAGGGACACGACCATGGTGATGTTGACCCACATATATGGTTAGACCCGATTCTTTCAGTTTCCATTGCCAAAAATATAACAGCAAGTTTAGTAGAATTAAAGCCGGAGGCTGCTGAGGAATTTGAAGCCAATTTTAATAAATTAAGATTGCAATTAGAAGAATTAGATGGCCGCTTTACAGAGCTTGTAAAAGGAAAAACGGCACCCAAAATATTGGTTTCACATGCTGGATTTGGTTATTGGCAAAATCGATATGGTATCAAACAAATTTCAATTACTGGTCTGTCATCAACGAACGAACCGTCACAACAGGGGCTACAGCATATTATTGATTTAGCTAAAGAAAACAATATAAAGTATATTATTTTTGAACAAAACATAACACCGAAAGTAGCCGAGATTATTAAAAATGAAATTCATGCAGAATCCTTACGCATTCATAATCTTTCCGTATTAACCGAGGATGATATAAAAAATAATGAAGATTATTTTAGCTTAATGAACAAAAATATCGAAACATTAAAAATCGCATTGGAATAG
- a CDS encoding DUF1540 domain-containing protein, which produces MAQDVLCEVNNCTYWAQGNKCSADSIYVVSQHGNAATSQQETDCKTFEPQM; this is translated from the coding sequence ATGGCACAAGATGTGTTATGTGAAGTAAATAACTGTACGTACTGGGCACAAGGAAATAAATGCTCCGCTGATTCAATTTATGTAGTAAGTCAACATGGCAATGCAGCCACTTCACAGCAAGAAACAGATTGTAAAACATTCGAACCACAAATGTAA
- a CDS encoding shikimate dehydrogenase, protein MGKLFGLLGHPVGHSMSPLMHNAQFAELGLDCYYQAFDVLPNDLEDAVKGIRSLGIAGFNVTIPHKVEVMKYLDEIDEEAAQIGAVNTVVAKGGKLVGYNTDGKGFAVSLEQIAGADFLHKKILIIGAGGAARGIYVTLARMGAGAIDIANRTTEKAERLINANPYSIASNPLSLTEAEERLATYDIIINTTSVGMSPRVDEVPLQLTNMKHGTILSDIIYNPLETKWLKIGKSLGAITQNGVGMFVGQGALAFELWTKQKPNFNKMEQIVMRRLGGI, encoded by the coding sequence ATGGGGAAATTATTTGGATTACTTGGCCACCCTGTCGGCCACTCTATGTCACCGCTTATGCATAATGCCCAATTTGCTGAACTTGGACTTGATTGTTATTATCAGGCCTTTGATGTTCTACCAAATGATTTAGAAGACGCCGTTAAAGGGATACGGTCACTCGGAATAGCAGGCTTTAATGTGACAATTCCACATAAAGTTGAAGTGATGAAGTATCTAGATGAAATTGACGAGGAAGCCGCACAAATTGGTGCTGTCAATACTGTTGTAGCAAAGGGTGGAAAACTAGTCGGCTATAATACAGATGGTAAGGGTTTCGCTGTATCACTTGAACAAATTGCTGGTGCAGATTTTTTACATAAAAAAATACTAATCATCGGGGCAGGTGGAGCTGCAAGAGGTATTTATGTTACACTAGCACGGATGGGAGCGGGGGCCATTGATATTGCCAATCGAACAACAGAAAAGGCTGAGCGACTAATCAATGCAAACCCTTATTCAATTGCTTCTAATCCCCTTTCGCTCACTGAAGCTGAGGAAAGATTAGCAACGTATGATATCATCATCAACACAACTTCAGTTGGGATGAGCCCGCGCGTTGATGAGGTCCCATTACAATTAACAAATATGAAGCATGGAACAATTTTGAGTGATATTATTTATAATCCACTTGAAACAAAGTGGCTGAAAATAGGAAAAAGTTTAGGGGCAATTACGCAAAATGGGGTTGGCATGTTTGTCGGTCAAGGGGCTTTAGCATTTGAACTGTGGACAAAGCAAAAACCAAATTTTAATAAAATGGAACAAATAGTCATGAGGCGACTGGGAGGAATTTAA
- the sigK gene encoding RNA polymerase sporulation sigma factor SigK translates to MSSLFAAMSYFIKELFFLVSYVKNNAFPQPLSEQEERKYLLLMEQGDSDARNRLIEHNLRLVAHIVKKFENTGEDSEDLISIGTIGLIKAIESYSYSKGTKLATYAARCIENEILMHLRALKKTKKDVSLHDPIGQDKEGNEISLIDILKSENEDVVDTIQLLMELEKINEYIHILDEREKEVIVGRFGLDLQKEKTQREIAKDLGISRSYVSRIEKRALMKLFHEFYRNERKKRS, encoded by the coding sequence GTGTCGTCTTTATTTGCAGCGATGAGTTATTTCATCAAAGAATTGTTTTTTCTTGTCTCCTATGTGAAAAATAATGCGTTTCCACAGCCATTATCTGAACAAGAAGAACGAAAGTATTTATTATTGATGGAACAAGGTGATAGTGATGCGAGGAATCGACTGATTGAACATAATTTGCGACTTGTCGCCCACATAGTAAAAAAGTTTGAGAATACAGGCGAAGATTCTGAAGATTTGATTTCAATCGGGACGATCGGCTTAATAAAAGCCATTGAAAGCTACTCATATAGCAAAGGAACAAAGCTGGCAACATACGCTGCTCGTTGTATAGAAAACGAGATACTGATGCATCTCCGTGCTTTGAAAAAGACGAAAAAGGATGTTTCCTTGCACGATCCGATTGGTCAAGATAAGGAAGGGAATGAAATTAGTCTTATAGATATTTTGAAATCCGAAAATGAGGATGTCGTCGACACAATTCAGTTATTGATGGAATTAGAGAAAATTAATGAATATATTCATATATTAGATGAGCGGGAAAAGGAAGTCATCGTTGGCCGGTTTGGGTTGGATTTGCAGAAGGAAAAAACACAGCGGGAAATTGCGAAAGATTTAGGAATTTCAAGAAGCTATGTCTCCCGAATTGAAAAGCGTGCACTTATGAAACTATTCCATGAATTTTATCGAAACGAACGGAAAAAAAGAAGCTAA
- a CDS encoding DNA starvation/stationary phase protection protein, giving the protein MSQLTEVLNKQIANWTVLYVKLHNYHWYVKGGHFFTLHMKFEEFYNEANLHIDELAERLLTIGGEPVATMKGCLEMSSIEEASGNESAEQMVQVLVNDFSKVVSELKEGMSLAEEQNDDITGDMLLAIHGSLEKHVWMLKAFLGKAVE; this is encoded by the coding sequence ATGTCGCAGCTTACTGAAGTTTTAAACAAACAAATTGCAAACTGGACTGTACTTTATGTTAAACTCCATAACTACCATTGGTATGTTAAAGGGGGACATTTTTTCACATTGCATATGAAATTTGAAGAGTTTTACAATGAAGCAAACCTCCATATTGATGAATTAGCAGAACGGTTGCTCACAATCGGTGGAGAACCTGTAGCAACGATGAAAGGCTGCTTAGAAATGTCATCAATTGAAGAAGCAAGTGGCAATGAGTCTGCTGAACAAATGGTTCAAGTATTAGTCAATGATTTTTCGAAGGTTGTTAGTGAGTTAAAAGAAGGAATGTCATTGGCTGAAGAGCAAAATGATGACATTACCGGTGACATGTTGCTTGCAATCCACGGCAGTCTAGAAAAACATGTTTGGATGCTTAAAGCGTTTTTAGGAAAAGCAGTTGAATAA
- the yqeH gene encoding ribosome biogenesis GTPase YqeH — protein MGNQELHCQGCGVKVQTENKAEIGYAPPSALEREVLICQRCFRLKHYNEIQDVSLTDDDFLKILNGIGNSDALVVKLVDIFDFNGSWLPGLHRFVGNNNVLLVGNKVDLLPKSVKTSKLIHWMKYSAKQLGLKPADVYLISAAKGIGVKELAAAIDVHREGKDVYVVGCTNVGKSTFINKIIKEFSGVEDVITTSQFPGTTLDLIDIPLDDGKFLFDTPGIINHHQMAHFVNEKGLKIISPRKEIKPRVFQLNEEQTLFIGGLARFDYISGGRKSFTCYVSNELNIHRTKLEKADELYKNHLGELLYPPYAEEANELPPLVKQEFMIREAKTDVVFHGLGWITCNEAGVKVVAHVPKGVGVTIRPSLI, from the coding sequence TTGGGAAATCAAGAGTTACATTGTCAAGGCTGCGGTGTTAAGGTTCAAACAGAAAACAAAGCGGAAATAGGCTATGCCCCCCCTTCCGCATTAGAGCGTGAAGTATTAATTTGTCAGCGCTGTTTTAGATTAAAGCATTATAATGAAATTCAAGATGTTTCATTAACAGATGATGATTTTTTAAAAATTTTGAATGGCATTGGCAATTCAGACGCATTAGTTGTTAAACTTGTTGATATTTTTGATTTCAATGGCAGTTGGCTGCCAGGCTTACATCGTTTTGTCGGCAATAATAATGTGTTGTTAGTAGGGAACAAAGTTGATTTATTACCTAAGTCAGTGAAAACATCAAAGCTGATTCATTGGATGAAGTATTCGGCGAAACAACTTGGATTAAAACCAGCGGATGTTTATTTAATTAGTGCAGCAAAAGGCATCGGGGTTAAGGAGCTTGCGGCTGCGATTGATGTTCACCGCGAAGGTAAAGATGTATATGTTGTCGGCTGTACAAATGTCGGAAAATCCACCTTTATTAATAAAATTATTAAAGAATTTAGTGGGGTCGAGGATGTGATTACAACATCACAATTTCCAGGAACAACATTGGATTTGATTGATATTCCATTGGATGACGGCAAATTTTTATTTGATACACCAGGTATTATTAATCATCATCAAATGGCCCATTTTGTTAACGAAAAAGGATTAAAAATTATTTCGCCACGAAAAGAAATTAAACCGCGGGTTTTCCAATTAAATGAAGAACAAACATTGTTTATAGGCGGCTTGGCAAGGTTTGACTATATTTCTGGTGGGAGAAAGTCGTTTACTTGCTATGTTTCAAATGAGCTGAATATTCATCGTACAAAATTGGAAAAAGCTGATGAGCTTTATAAAAATCATTTAGGTGAATTGCTCTATCCGCCATACGCTGAGGAAGCGAATGAACTGCCGCCATTAGTGAAACAGGAATTTATGATTCGCGAGGCGAAGACTGATGTTGTTTTTCATGGTTTAGGTTGGATTACATGCAATGAAGCGGGAGTGAAGGTGGTCGCTCACGTTCCGAAGGGTGTTGGTGTAACGATTAGACCATCGCTTATTTAA
- a CDS encoding ArsB/NhaD family transporter, with amino-acid sequence MEHSVAQEVSNFQIYLAVIIFLVTYAFIISEKINRAVVALLGAFLMVAFKIVDLEVAFTHHIEWGTITLLIGMMILVGITSTTGVFQYAALKSAKFAKGDPIKILIILSLLTAVASAFLDNVTTVLLIVPVTFSITRLLGVPPVPFLISEVLFSNIGGTATLIGDPPNIMIGNAVKHLTFNQFLLNLTPIVVVIIFVTLVLIYFIYRKQLKVEESQKQKLMSLNEDEYIKNPVLMKKSLFVLGLTILGFAFHSVLHMEAAVVAIGGATLLMLIGVKEHDLEEVFHSVEWVTIFFFAGLFTLVGGLVDVGIIKSLAEQALDLTGGHIPTAAILVLWVSGIASATIDNIPFVATMIPLIQDMAVGMGLPVDAPEIDALWWSLSLGACLGGNGTLIGASANVIVAGMAAREGNGFSYLDFLKIGAPLTLIALAMAHVYIYFRYLTVFL; translated from the coding sequence GTGGAGCATTCAGTTGCACAAGAGGTTTCAAATTTTCAAATTTATTTAGCAGTTATTATTTTTCTTGTTACATATGCATTTATTATTTCAGAAAAGATAAATAGAGCTGTTGTTGCATTACTAGGAGCCTTTTTAATGGTTGCCTTTAAAATAGTAGATTTAGAAGTAGCGTTTACACATCATATCGAATGGGGCACAATTACATTATTAATCGGAATGATGATTCTAGTTGGAATTACAAGTACGACAGGGGTATTTCAATATGCTGCCTTAAAATCGGCGAAATTTGCCAAAGGTGATCCAATCAAAATATTAATTATTTTATCATTATTAACAGCGGTAGCCTCTGCCTTTTTGGATAATGTAACAACCGTTCTTTTAATTGTCCCTGTTACATTTTCAATTACACGGTTGTTAGGTGTGCCTCCTGTTCCTTTTTTAATTTCTGAAGTGTTATTTTCAAATATTGGCGGAACAGCAACATTGATCGGGGACCCGCCAAATATTATGATTGGCAACGCAGTGAAACATTTAACGTTTAATCAGTTTCTACTTAACTTAACCCCGATAGTCGTTGTAATCATATTTGTTACTTTAGTGCTAATCTATTTTATATACCGAAAACAATTAAAGGTAGAAGAGTCACAAAAACAAAAGTTAATGAGCTTGAATGAAGATGAGTATATAAAGAACCCTGTGTTGATGAAAAAATCGTTATTTGTTCTTGGACTGACAATTTTAGGGTTCGCCTTTCATTCTGTCCTTCACATGGAAGCGGCAGTTGTAGCCATTGGTGGGGCAACTCTATTAATGTTAATTGGTGTGAAAGAGCATGATTTAGAAGAGGTGTTCCATAGTGTTGAATGGGTTACAATCTTCTTCTTTGCTGGTCTTTTTACATTAGTAGGTGGTCTAGTAGACGTTGGAATTATTAAAAGCTTAGCAGAACAAGCCTTGGATTTAACAGGCGGTCATATTCCAACAGCAGCGATTTTAGTTTTGTGGGTGTCAGGTATCGCGTCGGCAACGATTGATAATATCCCATTTGTGGCGACAATGATTCCGTTAATTCAAGATATGGCTGTTGGCATGGGGTTACCAGTAGACGCGCCAGAAATAGATGCATTATGGTGGTCATTATCCCTTGGTGCTTGTTTAGGGGGAAATGGTACATTAATTGGCGCCTCTGCCAATGTTATTGTGGCTGGGATGGCAGCACGAGAAGGAAATGGTTTCAGTTATTTAGATTTCTTAAAAATCGGTGCACCTTTAACTTTAATTGCCTTGGCAATGGCCCATGTGTACATTTACTTTAGATATTTAACAGTATTTTTGTAA